In Streptomyces liangshanensis, the DNA window AGCGCGAGCTGCGTCCGTACGTACGCCTCGACCTTCGCCTCCGGCGCCCCCACCCCCGCCATCGCCGCCTCGACCTCCGCCGCCCAGACCGGGAAGTCGACGGTGCACAGCTCCTCGACCACGGCCGCGCGCGAACGGAAGTACTCGTAGACCGACGACCTGGCGAGCCCCGTGCGCTCGGCGAGGGCCGGGAAGGTCAGCGCGTCCGTACCGCCTTCCGACAGAAGGGAGCGTGCGGCGTCCAGCAGGGCGCCTCGCTGCATCGTCCGGTGCTCGGCCACGGAGGCCGCTCGAATCCTGGGCACGGTTCCACTCTACGGATGCCGACGCGCCCCTCCCCCGTCAGCGGCCGACGTCGGCCAGCTTCGCCCGCAGTTGCAGCACGGACTTGGTGTGGATCTGGCTGACCCGGCTCTCCGTGACACCCAGGACGTTCCCGATCTCGGCGAGCGTGAGCCCCTCGTAGTAGTAGAGCGTGACCACCGTCTTCTCCCGGTCGGGGAGCGTGTTGATCGCGCGGGCGAGCAACCGCCGCAGCTCCCGCCCCTCGGCGACCTCCACCGGGTTGTCGGCGGCGGTGTCCTCCAGGGTGTCCATCAGGCTGAGCCGGTCGCCGCCCTCGCCGCCGACATGCAGCAGCTCCTCCAGCGCCACCACGTTCGCCAACGACAACTGGCTGAAAACGGCGTGCAGTTCCTCCAGCGCGATCCCCATCTCGGCGGCGACCTCGCTCTCGGAGGGCGTGCGGCGCAGCTGCGCCTCCAGGGTGGCGTAGGCGCGCTCGACGGCCCGTGCCTTCTGTCGTACGGAGCGGGGGATCCAGTCCAGGGCGCGGAGTTCGTCGATCATCGCGCCGCGGATGCGGGTGATCGCGTAGGTCTCGAACTTGATCGACCGCTCGATGTCGAACTTCTCGATCGCGTCGATCAGGCCGAAGACGCCGGAGGAGACGAAGTCGGCTTGCTCGACGTTGGACGGCAGCCCCACGCTCACCCGGCCCGCGACGTACTTCACCAGCGGTGAGTAGTGCAGGATCAACTGCTCCCGCAGCCGGCCGTCGCCCGTGGTCTTGTACGACCGCCACAGCTCGTCGAGAGACGTGGGCGCGGGGGGCCGCACGGCGCCCCGGGCAGCGGGGGGCGCCGCCGCGCGGTCAGACCCGGAGGTGTGCTGGGGCATGCGTTGCCTTGAGCCGTTCTGCTGTGACGTGCGGGGGGACATCTTTCTGGGCCGGAATCCAGGTGAGCGTAGCGTGACTGGGAAGTAGCGGTGCGCGAGGAACGGGCGACGCCGGCGCCGGC includes these proteins:
- a CDS encoding TetR/AcrR family transcriptional regulator: MAEHRTMQRGALLDAARSLLSEGGTDALTFPALAERTGLARSSVYEYFRSRAAVVEELCTVDFPVWAAEVEAAMAGVGAPEAKVEAYVRTQLALVGDRHHRAVVAISASELDAGAREQIRAAHGGLIAMIVEALADLGHERPRLAAMLVQGMVDAAVRRIELGAAETPTEVAETTVAMVLRGVHP
- the whiG gene encoding RNA polymerase sigma factor WhiG, which codes for MPQHTSGSDRAAAPPAARGAVRPPAPTSLDELWRSYKTTGDGRLREQLILHYSPLVKYVAGRVSVGLPSNVEQADFVSSGVFGLIDAIEKFDIERSIKFETYAITRIRGAMIDELRALDWIPRSVRQKARAVERAYATLEAQLRRTPSESEVAAEMGIALEELHAVFSQLSLANVVALEELLHVGGEGGDRLSLMDTLEDTAADNPVEVAEGRELRRLLARAINTLPDREKTVVTLYYYEGLTLAEIGNVLGVTESRVSQIHTKSVLQLRAKLADVGR